One Desulfovibrio fairfieldensis genomic window carries:
- a CDS encoding IbrB-like domain-containing protein, which yields MEINELLAKLARALEAEKGDLDRRVAVYNRIVALASAYLNIPHPVTCPQLVRVEQVRGNEYNPNKVAPPEMRLLTLSIEKDGLTMPVVVADDKKGWVVVDGFHRRQVVKTKANVRQSLGGYLPIVRLNKNLEDRITSTVRHNMARGAHQVELTAKLVTLLRGHNWTNERIGKELGMDPDEVLRLKQMQGLAEAFSNREFSRAWDVDA from the coding sequence ATGGAGATTAATGAACTTCTGGCCAAACTTGCGCGGGCCCTTGAGGCCGAAAAGGGCGACCTGGACAGGCGCGTCGCGGTGTATAACCGTATTGTCGCTTTGGCTTCGGCTTACCTGAATATACCGCACCCGGTGACGTGCCCACAGCTCGTTCGCGTTGAGCAGGTCCGGGGCAATGAGTACAACCCGAACAAAGTCGCCCCGCCGGAAATGCGGCTGCTCACCTTGTCCATTGAAAAGGACGGCCTGACCATGCCGGTCGTGGTGGCGGACGACAAAAAGGGATGGGTCGTGGTAGACGGCTTTCACAGGCGCCAGGTGGTAAAGACAAAGGCGAATGTCCGGCAGAGCCTCGGGGGCTATCTCCCGATAGTCCGTCTCAACAAAAACCTTGAGGACCGCATCACGTCCACTGTGCGCCATAATATGGCCCGCGGCGCGCATCAGGTGGAGTTGACGGCGAAACTTGTGACCTTGCTTCGCGGGCATAACTGGACAAATGAGCGGATCGGCAAGGAACTCGGCATGGATCCGGATGAGGTTTTGCGGCTGAAGCAGATGCAGGGACTGGCCGAGGCTTTTTCCAATCGGGAATTTTCACGGGCATGGGACGTGGACGCCTGA
- a CDS encoding DUF3440 domain-containing protein, whose amino-acid sequence MKHFLGMDVFAAARLRLEEIFDSFERVYVSFSGGKDSGLVVQYALEIAREKGRLPLDVLHVDLEAWYAHTDAFVTRIMTRPDVRPCWVCLPIHLRNSVSQMQPHWLCWDPDARELWVRELPRHPGVIASEGYFPWFRRGMEFEEFTPLFAKHFAEGRSCACIVAIRSDESLNRFRTIASSTKQRWNGRSWSTVTPSGVVNTYPIYDWRTEDIWTATGRKGWDYNRIYDLMHLAGVGIHQMRLCQPYGDDQRKGLWLFKMLEPETWARLVGRVEGANFGNRYVEQSGNVLGNFHIHLPQGHTWQSYAEFLLETMPPPTAAHYRKKIKTFLRWWAKHGVEEIPQESDVEQERLRKAPSWRRICKTLLKNDYWCKGLSFSQTKREMERQAQLMMKYMVL is encoded by the coding sequence ATGAAGCATTTCCTTGGGATGGACGTGTTTGCCGCGGCGCGTCTGCGGCTTGAGGAGATCTTTGACAGTTTTGAGCGCGTGTATGTTTCCTTTTCCGGAGGCAAAGACTCCGGGCTTGTGGTGCAGTACGCCCTGGAGATCGCCAGGGAGAAGGGGCGCCTCCCTTTAGACGTGCTGCATGTCGACCTGGAAGCATGGTATGCGCACACCGACGCTTTCGTCACGCGCATCATGACCCGGCCTGACGTCCGTCCGTGCTGGGTTTGCCTGCCCATTCACCTGCGAAACTCGGTTTCCCAGATGCAACCGCATTGGTTGTGCTGGGATCCTGACGCGCGGGAGCTGTGGGTTCGTGAGCTCCCCAGGCATCCGGGGGTGATTGCGAGTGAGGGCTATTTTCCCTGGTTCAGGAGGGGCATGGAATTTGAGGAATTCACGCCCCTGTTCGCAAAGCATTTTGCGGAGGGGCGCTCCTGCGCTTGCATTGTGGCCATTCGCAGTGATGAATCCCTGAACCGTTTCCGTACCATTGCATCTTCGACCAAGCAGCGCTGGAACGGAAGAAGCTGGAGTACCGTAACGCCTTCGGGCGTTGTCAATACATACCCGATATATGACTGGCGGACGGAGGACATCTGGACGGCCACGGGCAGGAAAGGCTGGGACTACAATCGGATTTACGACCTTATGCACCTGGCCGGGGTCGGCATCCATCAGATGCGCCTTTGCCAGCCGTACGGCGACGACCAGCGGAAGGGGCTCTGGCTTTTTAAAATGCTGGAGCCGGAGACATGGGCCAGGCTTGTCGGGCGGGTGGAAGGAGCAAATTTCGGCAACCGTTATGTGGAACAATCGGGAAACGTGCTTGGCAATTTTCATATTCATCTTCCACAGGGGCACACCTGGCAAAGTTACGCGGAGTTTCTGCTTGAGACCATGCCTCCCCCCACAGCCGCGCATTACCGGAAAAAAATCAAGACCTTTCTCAGGTGGTGGGCCAAGCACGGCGTTGAGGAGATTCCGCAGGAATCCGATGTGGAACAGGAGAGGCTCCGTAAGGCTCCGAGCTGGAGACGCATCTGCAAGACCCTGCTGAAGAATGACTACTGGTGCAAAGGCTTGAGTTTTTCCCAGACAAAGCGCGAAATGGAACGCCAGGCTCAACTGATGATGAAATACATGGTGCTGTGA
- a CDS encoding methyl-accepting chemotaxis protein, which yields MKLSAKIAVSMGALAALMAVLGVYLIMQMSKVNDVATELSQRQMPLVEKMGVINNAASEYRLAEVLHIYATDSAQMREYEKQQQKWAGIIDDGIQKCEAMIAIGRTREIFQTYLVARQKYRDESKKVLELSRELRTEQAITLLLGESLKQYNLMSAALDNTIGAVKQHVNQVNNDADAMYDNSRLTGIILIVGAILIAVFLTLLLVRNTIRQLGKDPGELNGIAHRVVNGDYDIDDGSRKIGVYGAIVEMVNALKRNIDNAQHESENAKEQSRKAQEAMEQAEAASREAQSKTEAMLAAADKLEQVGSVVSSASTELSAQIEQSDRGAAESAQRLSEAATAMNEMNATVQEVAKNAGSASNASAETKQKAEVGAEVVAKAVHSIEQVHQMSLELKDDMAQLNEHAQNITRIMGVISDIADQTNLLALNAAIEAARAGDAGRGFAVVADEVRKLAEKTMASTQDVGNAIKSIQESTAKSMTGVDNAVERISEANELASRSGQALGEIVATVEATADQVNAIATASEEQSAASEEINQSIVQVNDMSRQTAEAMAEAAKAVSNLAMQAQGLTDLIQELKEA from the coding sequence ATGAAGCTGTCGGCAAAAATCGCCGTGAGCATGGGCGCGCTGGCCGCCCTCATGGCAGTTCTGGGCGTCTACCTGATTATGCAGATGTCCAAGGTCAATGATGTTGCAACGGAACTGAGCCAGCGCCAGATGCCGCTGGTGGAAAAGATGGGCGTCATCAACAACGCGGCCTCGGAATACCGCTTGGCCGAAGTGCTGCATATTTATGCCACAGACTCCGCGCAGATGCGGGAGTATGAGAAGCAACAGCAGAAGTGGGCGGGAATCATCGACGACGGCATCCAGAAGTGCGAAGCCATGATCGCCATAGGCCGGACCAGAGAAATTTTCCAGACCTATCTGGTGGCCCGGCAAAAATACCGCGATGAATCCAAAAAAGTGCTTGAGCTTTCTCGGGAACTGCGCACGGAACAGGCCATCACGTTGCTGCTCGGCGAATCCCTCAAGCAATACAATCTGATGAGCGCGGCTTTGGACAACACCATCGGTGCGGTCAAGCAGCACGTCAACCAGGTCAACAACGACGCCGACGCCATGTACGACAACTCGCGGTTGACCGGCATTATCCTGATAGTGGGGGCCATTCTTATCGCCGTCTTCCTGACCCTGCTGCTGGTGCGCAACACCATTCGCCAGTTGGGCAAAGATCCCGGCGAACTGAACGGCATCGCCCATCGCGTGGTGAACGGCGACTACGACATTGACGACGGCAGCAGAAAAATCGGGGTTTACGGGGCCATTGTGGAAATGGTCAATGCCCTGAAGCGGAATATAGACAACGCCCAACATGAATCCGAGAACGCCAAAGAGCAATCCCGCAAAGCCCAGGAGGCCATGGAGCAGGCCGAGGCGGCGAGCAGGGAAGCGCAAAGCAAGACCGAGGCTATGCTGGCGGCCGCCGACAAGCTGGAACAGGTGGGCAGCGTGGTCTCCTCCGCCTCCACCGAGCTTTCCGCCCAGATCGAACAGTCCGACCGGGGCGCGGCCGAGTCAGCCCAGCGCCTCTCCGAGGCGGCCACGGCCATGAATGAAATGAACGCCACGGTCCAGGAAGTGGCGAAAAACGCCGGTTCCGCCTCCAATGCCTCCGCCGAGACCAAACAAAAGGCCGAGGTCGGAGCCGAAGTGGTGGCAAAGGCCGTGCACAGCATTGAGCAGGTCCACCAGATGTCTTTGGAACTCAAGGACGACATGGCCCAGCTTAACGAGCACGCCCAGAACATCACCCGGATCATGGGCGTCATCTCGGACATTGCGGACCAGACCAACCTGCTGGCCCTGAACGCCGCCATTGAGGCCGCCCGCGCGGGCGACGCCGGGCGCGGCTTTGCCGTGGTGGCCGACGAGGTGCGCAAGTTGGCCGAAAAGACCATGGCCTCCACCCAGGATGTGGGCAACGCCATCAAGTCCATCCAGGAAAGCACAGCCAAGAGCATGACCGGCGTGGACAACGCCGTGGAGCGCATCAGCGAAGCCAATGAACTGGCCAGCCGGTCCGGTCAGGCCCTGGGGGAAATCGTGGCCACTGTGGAAGCCACGGCGGACCAGGTCAACGCCATTGCCACGGCCAGCGAGGAACAGTCCGCCGCTTCCGAAGAAATCAACCAGTCCATCGTCCAGGTCAACGACATGTCCCGCCAGACCGCCGAAGCCATGGCGGAGGCCGCCAAGGCCGTGTCCAACCTTGCCATGCAGGCTCAGGGGCTTACGGATCTGATCCAAGAACTGAAAGAAGCGTAA
- the secA gene encoding preprotein translocase subunit SecA yields the protein MFGFLFKKIFGSKNERYLRRLRPQVQRINALEPEMQQLDDADFAARIARYKEEVQEGGKSLDSLLPEVFALVREASRRVLGMRHYDVQLVGGMVLHKGKIAEMKTGEGKTLVATLAVVLNALSGKGVHVVTVNDYLASRDAAWMGKLYSFLGLSTGVIVHGLDDDERKTAYNADITYGTNNEFGFDYLRDNMKFYAEQLVQRGHNFAIVDEVDSILIDEARTPLIISGASEESVGMYRTVDDIVRQLTPEHFTIDEKARTAMLTDAGVLRCEELLKLDNLFDPANITAQHHVLQSLKAHQVFKRDVDYIVQDDQVVIVDEFTGRLMAGRRYSDGLHQALEAKEHVTVAAENQTLASITFQNYFRLYDKLSGMTGTADTEAVEFQQIYNLEVISIPPNKPMVRRDHPDLIFRSRKEKFDAIVEAIAELHQKEQPVLVGTISIETSEMLSQRLTKLGIPHNVLNAKQHEKEAEIVAQAGQKGKVTIATNMAGRGTDIVLGDGVVDLGGLHILGTERHESRRIDNQLRGRSGRQGDPGSSRFYLSLEDDLMRLFGSDRIKGLMEKLGLRDGEAIENAMVTRAVEGAQKRVEAHHFEIRKTLLDYDNVMNQQREVIYTLRRELMVEDDLNPVLNEFLSDVLDDAYGPLDNAAPDDLADTRKAIMARLREVFNLDRVLPENAPLPEREECEKLIRGILDELRTDAAESYKDIQRYFLLEELDRCWKEHLRNMDALRDGIGLRGYGQRDPKLEYKREGFEMFQEMLFQIRESVFRALTRVRVQRVSPEEEQARAEAEREALAREFRHREESAGELSYSGGGESEAQSAKNKPAKAGPRVGRNDPCPCGSGKKYKKCCGQDK from the coding sequence ATGTTCGGCTTTCTTTTCAAGAAAATATTCGGCAGCAAGAACGAACGGTATCTGCGCCGTCTCCGCCCCCAGGTGCAGCGTATCAATGCCCTGGAACCCGAAATGCAGCAATTGGACGACGCGGACTTCGCCGCCCGCATCGCCCGCTATAAAGAAGAAGTGCAGGAAGGCGGCAAAAGCCTGGACAGCCTGCTGCCCGAAGTCTTCGCCCTGGTGCGAGAGGCCTCGCGCCGCGTGCTGGGCATGCGCCATTACGACGTGCAGCTCGTCGGCGGCATGGTCCTGCACAAGGGCAAGATCGCCGAGATGAAGACCGGCGAAGGCAAAACCCTGGTCGCCACCCTGGCCGTGGTGCTCAATGCGCTGTCCGGCAAGGGCGTGCACGTGGTCACGGTCAACGACTACCTGGCCTCGCGTGATGCGGCCTGGATGGGCAAACTTTACTCCTTCCTGGGCCTGAGCACGGGCGTCATCGTGCACGGCCTGGACGACGACGAGCGTAAAACCGCCTATAACGCGGACATCACCTACGGCACCAACAACGAATTCGGATTCGACTACCTGCGCGACAATATGAAGTTTTACGCCGAGCAGCTCGTGCAGCGCGGCCATAACTTCGCCATCGTGGACGAAGTGGACTCCATCCTCATCGACGAAGCCCGCACGCCGCTGATCATTTCCGGTGCGTCCGAGGAATCCGTGGGCATGTACCGCACGGTGGACGACATCGTGCGCCAACTCACGCCCGAACATTTCACCATTGACGAAAAAGCCCGCACGGCCATGCTCACGGACGCGGGCGTGCTACGCTGCGAAGAACTGCTCAAACTGGACAACCTCTTTGACCCGGCCAACATCACAGCCCAGCACCACGTTCTGCAATCCCTCAAGGCCCATCAGGTCTTCAAGCGCGACGTGGACTACATCGTGCAGGACGATCAGGTGGTCATCGTGGACGAGTTCACCGGCCGCCTCATGGCCGGACGCCGCTATTCCGACGGCCTGCACCAGGCCCTGGAAGCCAAGGAGCACGTAACCGTCGCGGCGGAAAACCAGACCCTGGCCTCCATCACCTTCCAGAACTATTTCCGCCTCTACGACAAACTTTCGGGCATGACCGGCACGGCCGACACTGAAGCCGTGGAATTTCAGCAGATCTACAATCTGGAAGTCATTTCCATCCCGCCCAACAAGCCCATGGTCCGCAGGGACCACCCGGACCTGATCTTCCGCAGCCGCAAGGAAAAATTCGACGCCATTGTGGAGGCCATCGCCGAGCTGCACCAGAAGGAACAGCCCGTGCTGGTGGGCACCATCTCCATTGAAACCTCGGAAATGCTCTCCCAGCGCCTGACCAAACTGGGTATCCCGCACAACGTGCTCAACGCCAAACAGCACGAGAAGGAAGCCGAAATCGTGGCCCAGGCCGGCCAGAAGGGCAAGGTGACCATTGCCACCAACATGGCCGGACGCGGCACGGACATCGTGCTGGGCGACGGCGTGGTGGACCTGGGCGGCCTGCACATTCTGGGCACCGAGCGCCATGAAAGCCGCCGCATCGACAACCAGTTGCGCGGCCGTTCGGGCCGCCAGGGCGACCCCGGCTCCTCCCGCTTCTACCTTTCGCTGGAAGACGACCTGATGCGCCTGTTCGGTTCCGACCGGATCAAGGGCCTCATGGAAAAGCTGGGCCTGCGCGACGGCGAAGCCATTGAAAACGCCATGGTCACCCGTGCCGTGGAAGGGGCCCAGAAGCGGGTGGAAGCCCACCACTTCGAGATCCGCAAAACCCTGCTGGATTACGACAACGTCATGAACCAGCAGCGCGAGGTCATCTACACCCTGCGCCGCGAACTCATGGTGGAAGACGATCTGAACCCGGTGCTCAACGAGTTTTTGAGCGACGTGCTGGACGACGCCTACGGTCCGCTGGACAATGCCGCGCCCGACGATCTGGCCGATACGCGCAAGGCCATTATGGCCCGCCTGCGTGAAGTCTTCAATCTGGACCGCGTGCTGCCCGAAAACGCTCCCCTGCCCGAGCGGGAAGAGTGCGAAAAGCTGATACGCGGCATTCTGGACGAGCTGCGGACCGATGCCGCCGAAAGCTACAAGGACATTCAGCGCTACTTCCTGCTGGAAGAGCTGGACCGCTGCTGGAAGGAACATCTGCGCAACATGGACGCCCTGCGCGACGGCATCGGCCTGCGCGGCTACGGCCAGCGCGACCCCAAGCTGGAGTACAAGCGTGAAGGCTTTGAAATGTTCCAGGAAATGCTCTTCCAAATCCGTGAGAGCGTGTTCCGCGCCCTGACCCGCGTGCGCGTGCAGCGGGTCAGCCCGGAAGAAGAACAGGCCCGCGCCGAGGCGGAAAGGGAAGCCCTGGCACGGGAATTCCGCCACCGCGAAGAATCGGCGGGCGAGCTGTCCTACTCCGGCGGCGGCGAATCCGAGGCCCAGTCCGCCAAGAACAAACCGGCCAAGGCCGGACCGCGCGTGGGTCGCAACGATCCCTGCCCCTGCGGCAGTGGCAAGAAATACAAGAAGTGTTGCGGCCAGGACAAGTAG
- a CDS encoding Fic/DOC family protein, with protein MKESLCSKKLWALPMHRYAAAPDPYILPGSAVLKNIPGLDEAEQLAAFERNAVAWRSLSIPTGHYDIAHLKAIHKHLFQDVYGWAGEFRTIPMAKGASRFAQPQYIEQEIRKILGRIAAAEMRTAPVDRFTAALAEMISELNAVHPFREGNGRTIRAIALLLAEDCGHAFDLTAVTPALWTEASILAFQGNNHALEVLLHDALHPLLVPDQK; from the coding sequence ATGAAGGAATCGCTGTGCTCAAAAAAACTCTGGGCATTGCCGATGCACAGGTATGCGGCCGCGCCTGATCCCTATATCCTGCCGGGAAGCGCCGTCCTTAAAAACATTCCCGGCCTCGACGAGGCGGAGCAATTAGCCGCATTTGAACGTAACGCGGTGGCGTGGCGTTCGCTGTCGATCCCTACCGGGCACTATGATATCGCACACCTCAAGGCCATTCATAAGCATCTTTTCCAAGACGTTTATGGCTGGGCCGGGGAATTCAGAACCATCCCCATGGCAAAGGGCGCAAGCCGCTTTGCGCAACCGCAGTATATCGAACAGGAAATCCGGAAAATTCTGGGGCGGATCGCGGCAGCCGAGATGCGTACAGCGCCTGTCGACCGTTTCACTGCGGCGCTGGCGGAGATGATCTCGGAGCTCAATGCCGTGCATCCTTTCCGTGAAGGCAATGGTCGTACCATCCGGGCTATTGCGCTGTTGCTGGCCGAGGATTGCGGCCATGCCTTCGACCTGACCGCCGTTACCCCCGCTCTGTGGACTGAAGCGTCAATCCTGGCTTTTCAAGGCAACAATCACGCTCTGGAAGTTCTTCTCCATGATGCGCTCCACCCCCTGCTCGTCCCGGATCAAAAGTAA